The Streptomyces laurentii genome contains a region encoding:
- a CDS encoding hypothetical protein (identified by MetaGeneAnnotator; putative;~sequence version:1) — translation MREDSVARFLRAYPRVEQVAYDHPALAGCAEVDWSAVPECPAGVPYLLRGLLDEAAGPEAVRQVGDALMSGPLHLGAGAPAVLPYLIRLAAVPGLAVREDLFGLLVFAALMAEPDDGEADGEDHAPPSGFDRDRRERAACRTVFAAHAPDLRALLADPGLPAGLIGDDDRAYLLRAVEWDERETAPRSEA, via the coding sequence ATGCGAGAGGACTCCGTCGCGCGGTTCCTGCGCGCGTATCCGCGGGTGGAGCAGGTCGCGTACGACCACCCCGCGCTCGCGGGCTGCGCGGAGGTCGACTGGTCCGCGGTCCCCGAGTGCCCGGCCGGGGTTCCGTACCTGCTGCGGGGGCTTCTCGACGAGGCCGCCGGTCCGGAGGCCGTGAGGCAGGTGGGGGACGCCCTGATGAGCGGCCCGCTGCACCTCGGCGCGGGGGCGCCGGCCGTCCTGCCGTACCTGATCCGGCTGGCGGCCGTCCCCGGTCTCGCGGTGCGCGAGGACCTGTTCGGCCTGCTGGTGTTCGCCGCACTGATGGCCGAGCCCGACGACGGCGAAGCGGACGGCGAGGACCACGCACCGCCGTCCGGCTTCGACCGCGACCGCCGGGAGCGCGCGGCCTGCCGGACCGTCTTCGCGGCCCACGCCCCCGACCTGCGCGCGCTGCTCGCGGACCCCGGTCTCCCGGCCGGCCTGATCGGCGACGACGACCGCGCGTACCTGCTGCGGGCTGTGGAGTGGGATGAGCGGGAGACGGCACCGCGATCCGAGGCTTGA
- a CDS encoding glyoxalase (glyoxalase [Streptomyces himastatinicus ATCC53653];~identified by MetaGeneAnnotator; putative) has protein sequence MVIARQRVAGLDAAVGEAVAAGATVVMPAQPTPNGHRAVLRHPRGGVYEYVGP, from the coding sequence GTGGTGATCGCCCGCCAGCGCGTAGCCGGCCTGGACGCGGCGGTCGGGGAGGCGGTGGCGGCCGGGGCCACCGTGGTGATGCCCGCACAGCCCACCCCCAACGGCCACCGCGCCGTACTGCGCCACCCGCGGGGAGGCGTGTACGAGTACGTCGGGCCCTGA
- a CDS encoding gamma-glutamyltranspeptidase (This domain superfamily is foundin a variety of structurally related metalloproteins, including the type I extradiol dioxygenases, glyoxalase I and a group of antibiotic resistance proteins; cl14632;~gamma-glutamyltranspeptidase [Amycolatopsis mediterranei U32];~identified by MetaGeneAnnotator; putative;~metal binding site [ion binding]) yields MSNGGIPHMSVELNHTIVHSLNDQESATFLAGLLGLEVGARTGPFIPVNTGNGVTLDYATVPAESITTQHYAFLVSDDVFDAAYARIQEEGITYYADPHRKIVGEINHNHGGRGIYFMDPSGHAMELITKPYGNAE; encoded by the coding sequence ATGTCCAACGGAGGCATTCCACACATGTCAGTCGAGCTGAACCACACCATCGTCCATTCCCTGAACGACCAGGAATCGGCCACCTTCCTCGCCGGTCTCCTGGGTCTCGAAGTCGGCGCCCGGACAGGCCCGTTCATCCCAGTGAACACCGGCAACGGGGTCACCCTGGACTACGCCACCGTCCCGGCGGAGTCGATCACCACGCAGCACTACGCGTTCCTCGTCTCCGACGACGTGTTCGACGCGGCCTACGCGCGCATCCAGGAGGAGGGGATCACGTACTACGCCGATCCCCACAGGAAGATCGTCGGGGAGATCAACCACAACCACGGCGGCCGCGGCATCTACTTCATGGACCCGTCCGGGCACGCCATGGAGCTGATCACGAAGCCCTACGGAAACGCCGAGTAG
- a CDS encoding cupin 2 conserved barrel domain protein (Cupin 2 conserved barrel domain protein [Streptomyces davawensis JCM4913];~Cupin domain; pfam07883;~identified by MetaGeneAnnotator; putative) — MSYWEQLDYPAARYHGDKGEVNASFRPADTPPEVSSPGGSTAYLATNEMTGGEFGLYKGELAARSAGAKTHFHRAMSESFYILSGELELYNGEKWLTGRTGDFLYVPAGGLHAFKNVTDEPVSMLMLFAPGAPREEYFERVAEMTRRGGGELERFRVRHDSYFLENPEDPAPGKE; from the coding sequence ATGTCGTACTGGGAACAACTCGACTACCCCGCTGCCCGCTACCACGGCGACAAGGGCGAGGTGAACGCGTCCTTCCGCCCCGCCGATACCCCGCCGGAGGTCTCCTCGCCCGGCGGCTCCACCGCCTACCTCGCCACCAACGAGATGACCGGCGGCGAATTCGGCTTGTACAAGGGCGAGTTGGCCGCGCGGTCCGCCGGCGCCAAGACCCACTTCCACCGGGCGATGTCGGAGTCCTTCTACATCCTGTCCGGCGAACTGGAGCTCTACAACGGCGAGAAGTGGCTCACGGGCCGCACGGGTGACTTCCTGTACGTGCCGGCCGGCGGCCTGCACGCCTTCAAGAACGTGACCGACGAGCCCGTGTCCATGCTCATGCTCTTCGCCCCGGGCGCCCCGCGCGAGGAGTACTTCGAGCGGGTCGCGGAGATGACGCGACGCGGCGGCGGGGAACTCGAACGGTTCCGCGTCCGGCACGACAGCTACTTCCTGGAGAACCCGGAGGACCCGGCGCCCGGGAAGGAGTAG
- a CDS encoding isochorismatase hydrolase (Cysteine hydrolases; This family contains amidohydrolases, like CSHase (N-carbamoylsarcosine amidohydrolase), involved in creatine metabolism and nicotinamidase, converting nicotinamide to nicotinic acid and ammonia in the pyridine nucleotide cycle. It...; cd00431;~Isochorismatase family; pfam00857;~PFAM: isochorismatase hydrolase; KEGG: bph:Bphy_0542 isochorismatase hydrolase;~catalytic triad [active];~conserved cis-peptide bond;~identified by MetaGeneAnnotator; putative;~isochorismatase hydrolase [Stackebrandtia nassauensis DSM44728]), translating to MTTALVLIDLMPRIIALPVAPYTGDEVLKRCLELADAFRAQGRPVVQVRVERPNVAEQPPGSDFAPGVVRDGDVVVVKRSIGAFATTDLDARLRELGVGTVVLGGLVTTMGVESTARAASDLGYEVEFVADAMSGLAADEHDFAVTRTFPRFGRVTATRDYL from the coding sequence ATGACAACCGCCCTGGTCCTGATCGATCTGATGCCGCGCATCATCGCGCTCCCCGTCGCCCCGTACACGGGTGACGAGGTACTGAAGCGCTGCCTGGAGCTGGCCGACGCCTTCCGAGCGCAGGGGCGGCCGGTGGTCCAGGTCCGCGTCGAGCGGCCGAACGTCGCCGAGCAGCCGCCCGGCAGCGACTTCGCGCCCGGCGTGGTGCGGGACGGGGACGTCGTCGTGGTGAAGCGCAGCATCGGCGCGTTCGCGACCACGGACCTCGACGCCCGGCTGCGTGAGCTGGGGGTCGGCACGGTCGTCCTGGGCGGGCTGGTCACCACCATGGGTGTGGAGTCCACGGCCAGGGCCGCGAGCGATCTCGGTTACGAGGTCGAGTTCGTGGCCGACGCCATGTCGGGCCTGGCCGCGGACGAACACGACTTCGCGGTGACGAGGACCTTCCCGCGCTTCGGCCGGGTCACCGCGACGCGGGACTACCTGTAG
- a CDS encoding hypothetical protein (identified by MetaGeneAnnotator; putative;~sequence version:1), with protein MTPQFQIRADYDARTIVVYQAYAPAIADAALRAGRFVTPFSFHRMTWIKPSFMWLMHRSNWARKPGQERVLAVRMTREGWEEALSQAVLTTADPAAVAQAAVHVQWDPERSPRGAALNHYSIQVGIGRHLIRTFADDWVVGLTDLTPQVRKASALIQAGRAPQARRLFPPERVYPVPRTLEDVVSPGG; from the coding sequence ATGACGCCCCAGTTCCAGATTCGTGCCGACTACGACGCGCGCACCATCGTGGTCTATCAGGCGTACGCGCCTGCCATCGCCGACGCGGCACTGCGGGCGGGCCGCTTCGTCACGCCGTTCTCGTTCCACCGGATGACCTGGATCAAGCCGTCCTTCATGTGGCTGATGCACCGCAGCAACTGGGCCCGCAAGCCCGGCCAGGAACGGGTTCTCGCGGTGCGGATGACCCGGGAGGGCTGGGAAGAGGCCCTGTCACAGGCCGTGCTGACGACCGCCGACCCGGCGGCCGTGGCCCAGGCGGCCGTGCACGTCCAGTGGGACCCGGAGCGCTCGCCGCGCGGAGCGGCACTGAACCACTACAGCATCCAGGTCGGCATCGGCCGCCACCTGATCCGCACGTTCGCCGACGACTGGGTCGTCGGGCTCACGGACCTCACTCCCCAGGTACGCAAAGCCTCGGCACTGATCCAAGCCGGGCGCGCGCCCCAGGCACGGCGGCTGTTTCCCCCGGAGCGCGTCTACCCCGTGCCACGGACCTTGGAAGACGTCGTCTCCCCGGGCGGGTGA
- a CDS encoding hypothetical protein (identified by MetaGeneAnnotator; putative;~sequence version:1): MTCVLGKAGVKLYEQREYDPNPSRTLAAGDTVRFLCWGPGTSHVGGNKIWYWTNEAGRYGNVPAADLDLSGTPVDGLRECGR, encoded by the coding sequence GGGGGTCAAGCTCTACGAACAGCGCGAATACGATCCCAATCCGTCCCGCACACTCGCCGCAGGGGACACCGTCCGGTTCTTGTGCTGGGGGCCTGGCACCTCCCACGTGGGAGGCAACAAGATCTGGTACTGGACGAATGAAGCGGGCCGCTATGGCAATGTCCCGGCAGCGGACCTGGACCTGAGCGGCACCCCCGTCGACGGCCTTCGTGAGTGCGGCCGCTGA